Proteins encoded in a region of the Alosa sapidissima isolate fAloSap1 chromosome 19, fAloSap1.pri, whole genome shotgun sequence genome:
- the slc39a9 gene encoding zinc transporter ZIP9 → MDDFSSISLLSLAMLVGCYVAGTIPLAVNFSEEKLKLVTVLGAGLLCGTALAVIIPEGVHALYEEVLEAGHHGHAELESGVSEPKVAAEPVAGSHSEHGHEHLHAYIGVSLVLGFVFMLLVDQIGSSHMHSGDDPESARVASSKITTTLGLVVHAAADGVALGAAASTSQTSVQLIVFVAIMLHKAPAAFGLVSFLMHAGLERNRIRKHLLVFALAAPALSMLTFLGLSQSSKEALSDVNATGVAMLFSAGTFLYVATVHVLPEVGGTGHSHGPSAGNNGKGLSKVEVGALVLGCLIPLVLSIGHQH, encoded by the exons ATGGATGACTTCAGCTCAATCAGCCTGCTATCATTGGCAATGTTAGTGGGGTGTTATGTTGCCGGAACTATTCCTTTGGCTGTGAATTTTTCTGAG GAAAAATTGAAGCTAGTGACAGTCCTGGGAGCAGGACTGTTATGTGGAACTGCACTTGCTGTCATCATCCCAGAGGGAGTCCACGCACTATACGAAGAAGTTCTGGAGG CTGGGCATCATGGACATGCGGAACTAGAGTCAGGGGTGTCAGAGCCCAAGGTGGCAGCGGAACCAGTTGCAGGTTCTCACAGTGAACATGGGCATGAACACCTTCATGCCTACATTGGAGTCTCCCTGGTCCTGGGCTTTGTCTTTATGCTGCTGGTGGACCAGATTGGTTCCTCGCACATGCATAGCGGTGATG ATCCTGAATCGGCGAGAGTAGCTAGCTCAAAAATCACCACAACCCTGGGTCTTGTAGTCCATGCTGCAG CTGATGGTGTAGCTCTGGGTGCTGCTGCCTCCACATCTCAGACCAGTGTTCAGCTCATTGTGTTTGTGGCCATCATGCTGCACAAG GCTCCGGCTGCGTTTGGCCTGGTCTCCTTCCTGATGCACGCAGGCCTAGAAAGGAATCGCATTCGCAAGCACCTGCTGGTGTTTGCCTTGGCAGCACCGGCCCTGTCCATGCTCACGTTTCTGGGCCTCAGCCAG AGCAGTAAGGAGGCCTTGTCAGATGTTAATGCCACTGGTGTAGCCATGCTCTTCTCCGCTGGAACCTTCCTCTATGTGGCCACTGTGCATGTCCTGCCAGAGGTGGGTGGCACTGGCCACAGCCACGGGCCCAGTGCGGGCAACAACGGGAAGGGACTGAGTAAAGTGGAGGTCGGTGCCCTGGTGCTCGGATGCCTCATTCCCTTGGTGCTGTCCATTGGACATCAGCACTAG